In Candidatus Eisenbacteria bacterium, the DNA window GACGGAACGTTGCGAGGGCATCCTCAGGTTGGTTTTGTAAAGGATAGCGAAAAATCGTGACGTGGCGATGATCGCGGGCGAACCGGCCCCATCGGTCGCAAACCTCTACCCGGATGGTTCGAGGCCCTAAATCAAGCATTGGCGCCCGCAGGATCCGACCGTTGCCCAAGGGGCCTGTGCCGTCTTCCGACCAGGTGATCCATGCGTCCGGGACAGAATCGACATCAGGATCGACGGCCTGGCAAAGCCAATCCCGTGGAGAGACGGAATCCACGGCCATAAAGTGATCCTGATAAGGGAAGAGAATCTGGGTCATGGGGGCATGATTGGGGACAAGAAGGATATAGACCTGTGGCGAGACGCCGACACCGCCTTTAATGTCATAGGCATGAACCTCCACCGTGACCCATGTGCTATCCTCCACCGCGATGTCATTCTGGAAAAAATGCCAGGGCGGCATGTAAAGTGTCGCTATCTCAACACCATCGATGAGAAGGGTGAGGTGATCCAGGTCGTAGGTGGAGACGATATGGGATTGAACACTCAACGTGTCGGCCGTGACAAACCCATCCGTCGGATGGAGAAGATCGACCCAGGGGCCGGTGCCGGTATTGTCGGTCGGATCGGTTTCCTTCTGGGAGCATCCGGCAAGAGGCAGGCTGAATAGAACCAGCAACAGAGTGGCCAGGATGAGATGGAAGCAGCAAGGAATCGCATGACATTCGGCAAAGATGATCCGGGCGCCGGCGCCGGCAGGCTGGTTGATGCGCCGGCCCCGCCATTGGATTCGATGACGATATTGTGACATTCTTTACCTCCCGGCCCGATCTAACGCAAGAAGCGGGCCGGGAGCGCGGGGGTGTGTTGCACAGAGAGAGCCCCCGGGATGGATAGGGCACAGACAGGAAAGAAGGGAGGACGGATGCCGGACACAAGGCAACTGGTCCTGGCTTCATCATCGCTTTATCGCCGCCGATTGCTGAAGCGCCTGGAGATCCCCTTCCGCTGGGCGGCGCCGAAATTTGAAGAACGAGCGCCACGCGCCCATGAAAAACCCTCCGCCTACACCATCGAGATGTCGCTTGGGAAGGCGCAAAGTCTTATCCGGCGATATCCAGATGCCTTGATTCTAGGATCGGATCAGGTCGCCGTCTGTGCAGATGAGATTCTGCGCAAGCCACGGACCGTCAAAAGGGCGGTGGACCAATTGTTGAAGCTTTCCGGCCGGGAACACCGGCTGGTCGGCGCGGTCGTCCTGATCGATGCAAGGAGCGGGCGGAAGTGGTCTTCCGCCGTGACGAGCCGGTTGCGGATCCGGCCGCTGACCCGGCGACAGGCGCGGAACTATATCGAGAGAGAACGACCCCTCGATTGCGCCGGGTCGTATAAAACCGAAGGGCTGGGTATCACAATCTTCGACTCTATGCGCGGTGATGACCCCACGGCATTGGAAGGGATGTCGCTGATCAGCGTGTGCCGGTTCCTGCGCGAAGCGGGGGTGGATCTGCTGGGGAAAAACCACGACGGATAACGATTCATAACGCGAAGGCACCCGGGTTGGATCTGAGGTGAATCGCGCCCGTATAGAAAGAGGCCACCGGTTTTACCCGGCAGCCTCTTTCACGGTATTGTGTCAAACCGAAGCACGATGGTGTCAGATTAGTATGTGCTCTTAATCTGTCCCCATGTCGTTTTCGACGTCGGCGTCGGTTCCGGACAGGTGATTGTGTAGTTCAGCGTAAAAGGACCACCCGAAGCAGCGCTGTAGGCATCCAGAATCACATAGTAACGCCCGGCAGTGGTCGCTGTGTAAGCAAGCACCTCGGGGCCACCCGTGTTGTAGTTGTCATCTGCGCCGGCGACACAGCTGTTCATGTTGCCGCAATCGGTGACGATATAGAAGGAGGCATCCCACTCGAGTTGTGTGTAGGTCATGGAGACCTGGTCACCCGCCTCGAGATCCATGTAATACACGACATCTGTCCCGGCGGCGGACCAGCCTGTACAGCTGGGGCCGGGGATAGCTGGATTGTAAGTATCCATGGCAAATTGGGTGCTGCCTTCAATCAGACCCGCTGTGCACCGTTCGATGAAGTATTGGAATTCTTCCGCTCCGCCACAGTCGTTGTTCTCCGGCGGGGGCTCAACGCCAATGCAATCAAAGAAAAGTTTGTAGGGGCCCACCGATGTACTGTTGTAGCCACGGACCATCGCCACATAATCCCCTGCTGCGAGGTTTATATTCAGCAATGAATAAAGTCCGGGGCCGCCATCATCGTCACCCGCAAGATAGGTCAAGCAATCGCCTGACCATAGTTCGATGTAGGTGTCCGTGCCATCCGGTGCGCCGGGATCGACGTCATCGGTGCCAAGCGTAACTGCCGTGGGACCGGTGAGCGTGAATGGGAAATGATCAAGATCGCCGCCGAAATCCAGGGCTGCAGGGGTGATGATATCACCGCAAGCGATGACCTGGGTTCCGGGACATGTATCATTAGGTTCGATCTCGGGGTACTCATCCCGCCCATCAAACTTCCCATCCGGATAGGTCCACGGCCTCTCCTCTACATTAAAAGGATCAGCCGCAACCATCCCGGCACAAAGCGCAAGCGCAGCGATGGCGCAGAGTATTGTGCCAGTTCTCATGTATGCGTACCTCCAGATGTTGTTAACCATCAGCTTCTTCTAGAAGAAACACTTGTTCACACCATAAACATAAAAGGTGCTTTGCAAGTGGAAGTATAATAGATGGTTTGCGGGCATATGTCAAGAAGTTGATTTCAATGGAAAATGGAGCCGGGCGGCGATATACCTCTTTATCCCACACAAAACAAGAGACCCCCGGTTTGACCCGGCGGCCTCTTGCGAACTTCTGTGCCGCACTTCTGTAGAACACGGAAGCGCGATGGCGTCAGATTAATAGGTGCTCTTAATCTGTCCCCATGTTGTGCTGTTGGCTGGTGTCGGCTCAGGGCACGTAATGGTGTAAGCAAGTGTCCAGTCGCCACCGATATCGGTCGGATACGCGTCAAGGATAATGTAGTAACGACCCGTCGCTGTGCAGACCCAGTTGATGACTTCAGGATCATCCGCGCCAACAACGCAGCTGGTCATATCACTGCAATCCGTAACGACATAGAACGATGCATCATAGCCGGTTCCGGTGTAAACCAAGTGGACCTGGTCACCTGTCTCGAGATCCATATAATAAACGACATCTCTACCGTTGGCGGAATAGCCTGTACAGCTAGGGCCGGGAACGCCAGGGTTGTAGTCGTTGAAAGCGGTCGCTGTTGAACCAGCCACTTGACCAGTTGTGCAGCGCTCGATGAAGTAACCAAATTCCTCGGCACCCGCACAAGTGTCGTTCTCTGGCGGAGGCTGGACGCCGGCGCAATCGAAGAACATCTTGTACGGACCTGTGGCGCTATCACCATAGCCACGGACCATCGCTGCGTAATCACCGGCCGGTAGGTCGGTAATCAACAGTGAATAGAGCCCAGGGCCGCCGTCATCGTCACCCGCGAGATAGGTCAAGCAGTCGCCGGACCACAGCTCGATATAGGTGTCGGTGCCATCGGGAGCGCCCGGATCAATGTCATCCGTGCCCAATGTGACCGTCATCGGACCAGCAAGGGTGAACGGGAAATGATCATGATCGCCGGAAGGATCCAGGGCCGCCGGAGTGATGACATCACCACAAACGATGGTCTGGGTTCCGGGGCATGTATCATTCGGCTCAACTTCTGCGTACTCATCCCGCCCATCAAACATCCCATCAGGATATGACCAGGCCTTCTCCTCCACGTGGAAGGGATCGGCTGAGACCATACCCGCACAAAGTGCAAGCGCCGCGATGGCGCAGAGTATTGTGCCAATTTTCATGTGTGTACCTCCAGATGATGTTTTCTTGGCTTCTGCTAGCAGAAACACTTGGTCGGTCTCTCGCCAAGATGAGGGACTTTGCAAGCACTTATGATATTACTAGTTTTTTGACAGATTGTCAATGGATGTGAAGGGGAAAAATCGCATAAGTGTCAGGGAATCAATGGGAAATACCCTTGTTGGGCGTAAGCAAAAGTGGGATTTTTTGTCTCTTTATTAGGGTATTTAATATACATATCTATGAATATGAGTGACGAATCTCATGGCTTTGAATGGCAGGAGAGGCGGGAGAGAGCCCAAAGAATTCACAGTATTCCAGCGCCTAATTCCGGTCGGGATGGTGGAATCGGGATATTCCTTCTAACCGTTGCTTTGGCAAGGGATTATTATGATGAGTTGGGTTCTCGGGTCGGAACCGGGCAGCCGTAAGAATATTGGGCGGATCAGGAAGTCTATGCCTCTGCCGGCGGGGATTCCGGTGGATCAGATGCCGGATCAGCCGGTTCGACGCCGGTTTCGTAATCCGTGAGGAACTGATGGATAAGATGTTCTGCTGACCCTGCATCCTTCTGAAAGACCAGGATTTCATGGCTCAGCGCGGGATAGGGGCTGATTGAGGTGAGTCCACCCCGAGTTTGCAGGCGTTCGACGATCCGGCATGCGATGCCCGGGTCGGATTCCCGGTGAATCACAGAGAGATCGCGATCGGAGGGCGATTGCGGGCCGGGTTTATCCATGGGATGGAAATCTCCTCATCCTGATCGCACCCTCCGCTGACGAGCGCCCACTTCCTGGACAGGC includes these proteins:
- the maf gene encoding septum formation protein Maf → MPDTRQLVLASSSLYRRRLLKRLEIPFRWAAPKFEERAPRAHEKPSAYTIEMSLGKAQSLIRRYPDALILGSDQVAVCADEILRKPRTVKRAVDQLLKLSGREHRLVGAVVLIDARSGRKWSSAVTSRLRIRPLTRRQARNYIERERPLDCAGSYKTEGLGITIFDSMRGDDPTALEGMSLISVCRFLREAGVDLLGKNHDG
- a CDS encoding PPC domain-containing protein, translated to MRTGTILCAIAALALCAGMVAADPFNVEERPWTYPDGKFDGRDEYPEIEPNDTCPGTQVIACGDIITPAALDFGGDLDHFPFTLTGPTAVTLGTDDVDPGAPDGTDTYIELWSGDCLTYLAGDDDGGPGLYSLLNINLAAGDYVAMVRGYNSTSVGPYKLFFDCIGVEPPPENNDCGGAEEFQYFIERCTAGLIEGSTQFAMDTYNPAIPGPSCTGWSAAGTDVVYYMDLEAGDQVSMTYTQLEWDASFYIVTDCGNMNSCVAGADDNYNTGGPEVLAYTATTAGRYYVILDAYSAASGGPFTLNYTITCPEPTPTSKTTWGQIKSTY
- a CDS encoding DVUA0089 family protein, encoding MKIGTILCAIAALALCAGMVSADPFHVEEKAWSYPDGMFDGRDEYAEVEPNDTCPGTQTIVCGDVITPAALDPSGDHDHFPFTLAGPMTVTLGTDDIDPGAPDGTDTYIELWSGDCLTYLAGDDDGGPGLYSLLITDLPAGDYAAMVRGYGDSATGPYKMFFDCAGVQPPPENDTCAGAEEFGYFIERCTTGQVAGSTATAFNDYNPGVPGPSCTGYSANGRDVVYYMDLETGDQVHLVYTGTGYDASFYVVTDCSDMTSCVVGADDPEVINWVCTATGRYYIILDAYPTDIGGDWTLAYTITCPEPTPANSTTWGQIKSTY